The nucleotide sequence GCCCGCCTCCGCTGTCAGGGTTGCAGCATCGCCATGAACGAAAACCCCACCGTTTCTGATAAACAGATCGGCATAGGCTTTGACCAGTCCTCCCGGGTTAACGACGGTTTTCGGATCGAGCCAATGAATGCCGCCAGCCACATCGCCCAGCGACTTCTCTCGTTCCCGCAATGCTGCTGCATCCAGAATGTCATAGGACAGTTTGAAACGCTGCAGATCGGGCAAACGGCGCACCGCTGCGTCGAATGCCGAAGATGACCGGAAAACTTCGATCCACCCCTGTGACCGGATCAATTTTTCACTGCCGGACTGGGCCACCAGATTGTCATGCTCCCGGACGCTGGCCTCAATCAAGGGCAACATGGCATCCGTCGCAATCTTCAACCGCTCCGGCGACGATTCCCTCCAGTATCGAAAAAGCCAACGAGCCATTTTCGGTATGTAGAAGGGGTTATAGCGAACGTCCGAACGGCGGTTCATGCCGTAACGAACAAGCGTCCAGAAGCCTTGCGGGAAGGAATAGGGTATGACGCTTGAACGCTCGATCAGACCGGCATTGCCGAAACTGGTGCCATTGCCGGGGTCGTTTTTGTCGACCAGGCACACCGAACGGCCCCGCGCCTGCAGATGCAGTGCCGTGGATACACCAACAATACCCGCCCCCAGAACGATGACATCTTGTTGCTGAATCGGCATTTACGCATCCATAAAAACAACGAAATAAACGCGCCGATTTCAGCCGGCGCGTTGTTGCTTACAGCAAAGAGCTGCCTTTATTACAAGCAATCAGTAGATGTCGAAGTCGAAATATTTCTTCACGATCGTGGCATAGGTACCATCGTCGCGAATTTTCTTGATTGCTGCGTTGAATTGTTCGCGCAGGTCGTCATCGCCCTGACGCAACGCTATCCCGGTATCGGTCTGCGTATTGGGAATATCGCCAATAAGCTTGCAGCAACCCGCGCCGTCACCCTTGATCCAGTCGGAGATCGGGAACTTGTCGGAAACGACTGCATCAAGGCGTCCGCTTTTCAGGTCTGCGTTGGCTTCATCGGCAGTCGGATAAAGCTTCACGTCGGCACCGGCCTTGCCGTAGACATCCTCGGCATAGTTACCCTGCGTGGTCGACCCTTGAGCACCAATCGTCTTTCCCTTGAAGGCCTCCGCATCCAAGGATGTGATCGGGCTGTCCTTCGGCACGGCAACGGAAAGCGGCGTGGAGTAATACTTGTCGGTGAAGGTGACTTCTTTCTTGCGCTCTTCCGTGATGCTCATCGAGGCGACGACCGCATCGAACTTGTTCGACTTCAGTCCGGGTATCATCCCGTCCCAGTCGTTGGCGACGATGGTGCACTTGGCGTCCATCGCCTTGCACAGGGCCTCGGCAATTTCGACATCCAGACCCTGAAGCGAACCATCCGCGGCGACAAAATTGAAAGGTGGATATGCACCTTCCGTCGCGATGCGGATTTCCTTCCATTCCTTGGCCTGCGCTGGCAAGGCAGCGATTACAGATGCAACGCCTGCAAACAGGATGGCTTTCAGCATGGTCGTTCCCCTTATTCCTTTGTTATAATTATATTATCGGAGCATTACCAGTTCAGCGCAACGCCCCACCTTTTTATGCGTCTTCCAACTGAAGCACCGGACGCTCCCCACATCAAGCCATGTTTGGAGAGCGCCCGATGAAATTTTGGCATCAATAGATGTCGAAATCGAAATACTTCTTGCGGATCGTTTCGTAGGTGCCGTCTTCACGGATCTTCTTGATCGCCGCGTTGAACTGCTCGCGCAGATCATCATCACCCTTGCGAAGGGCAACCGCGATCTTCGTTTCGGAACCGGGAATATCACCAAGGAACTTGCAGCAATCTGCGCCCTGCTTCTTCAGCCAGTCGGCGGCGAGAAACTTGTCGGCGGCGATGGCATCAAGACGGCCGCTTTCAAGATCGGCATTGGCTTCGTCGGCGGTCGGGTAGAGCTTCACGTCCGCGCCCGCCTTGCTGTAGACGTCGTCGGCATAGTTGCCCTGCGTGGTGCCGGCCTGCGCGCCTACCGTTTTCCCGTCGAATGCCGACGGATCAAGCGAGGTGATGTCCGTGTCCTTCGGCACGACAACCGCAAGCGGTGTCGTGTAGTAGCGGTCCGTGAAGGCCACCTGCTTTTCACGCTCTTCGGTGATAGCCATCGAAGCAATGACTGCGTCGAACTTGTTGGCCTGCAAACCGGGGATCATGCCGTCCCAGTCATTCGCGACGATCGTGCATTTCGCTTCCATCGCTTCGCAAAGCGCATTGGCGATATCGAGATCGAAACCTTCAAGCTTGCCGTCTGGAGACATGTAGTTGAACGGAGGATATGCGCCTTCGCTGGCGATACGGATTTCTTTCCATTCCTTCGCCTGAACCGGCAAAGCGAGAAAGACTGAGGCCAGACCGGCCAGCACAATTGATTTCAACATAGCTTTCCTACTTCTTCAAAGCACATCCCGAATTGTAGTGGTTTCGGGGTGCACAGATACACATCAAGCGGACAAACATATTCCATCCACCAGTTTGGATCGGGCAATGCGCTT is from Brucella intermedia LMG 3301 and encodes:
- a CDS encoding NAD(P)/FAD-dependent oxidoreductase, which produces MPIQQQDVIVLGAGIVGVSTALHLQARGRSVCLVDKNDPGNGTSFGNAGLIERSSVIPYSFPQGFWTLVRYGMNRRSDVRYNPFYIPKMARWLFRYWRESSPERLKIATDAMLPLIEASVREHDNLVAQSGSEKLIRSQGWIEVFRSSSAFDAAVRRLPDLQRFKLSYDILDAAALREREKSLGDVAGGIHWLDPKTVVNPGGLVKAYADLFIRNGGVFVHGDAATLTAEAGGWQVTTENGIAHARDVVVALGPQSGLVFRKFGYPIPLGIKRGHHLHFTMKDGSRLGHTVVDEEAGYVLAPMVQGVRLSTGIEFASPDAPANYIQLRKDEKIARQLVPQLGEAVETTPWLGLRPCLPDMRPVIGAAPKHKGLWFNFGHAHHGLTLGPATGRLLAEMLVGEEPFVDPKPYSAERFL
- a CDS encoding ABC transporter substrate-binding protein; the protein is MLKAILFAGVASVIAALPAQAKEWKEIRIATEGAYPPFNFVAADGSLQGLDVEIAEALCKAMDAKCTIVANDWDGMIPGLKSNKFDAVVASMSITEERKKEVTFTDKYYSTPLSVAVPKDSPITSLDAEAFKGKTIGAQGSTTQGNYAEDVYGKAGADVKLYPTADEANADLKSGRLDAVVSDKFPISDWIKGDGAGCCKLIGDIPNTQTDTGIALRQGDDDLREQFNAAIKKIRDDGTYATIVKKYFDFDIY
- a CDS encoding ABC transporter substrate-binding protein codes for the protein MLKSIVLAGLASVFLALPVQAKEWKEIRIASEGAYPPFNYMSPDGKLEGFDLDIANALCEAMEAKCTIVANDWDGMIPGLQANKFDAVIASMAITEEREKQVAFTDRYYTTPLAVVVPKDTDITSLDPSAFDGKTVGAQAGTTQGNYADDVYSKAGADVKLYPTADEANADLESGRLDAIAADKFLAADWLKKQGADCCKFLGDIPGSETKIAVALRKGDDDLREQFNAAIKKIREDGTYETIRKKYFDFDIY